The Sporichthya brevicatena nucleotide sequence GCCGCCCTGCGGGCGGCGCGCCCGGCCGGGCCCTCTGCCTTCGGCCCGGGCCCTGGCCGGGTGGCCGAAACAGGTCCAGGCCCTTGGCCGTCAGGGGGCCGGGTCGGTGGCGGCGGCCCAGCAGAGCGCGGCAGCGGCCGCGTCCAGGGCCTCGCGCAACCGGTGCGCTGCGTTGCCCGCTGTCTCCAGGTGGACCGCGCAGGTCGTGACCGCGGCGACCGGGTCACCGGCGTGCTCGCCGTCGACGACGCGGACCCGGTCGTGCTCGCACTCGGCGTCGAGGAACCCGCCGACCTGCGCCAGGGTCTGCGGCAGCCGGGCCGCGAGGACCGCGAGCGCGCTCAGGACGTCGTAGGCGTCCGAGGGGAACACCAACCCACCGGCGCGCGGGAACGTCGCGTGGCCCAGCGCCCGGATCGCCTCGGCCGCAGTGTTCGCCGACTCGACGGGCCGGGTCATGACCGGTCCGCCGATCCGGGGTGCGCGCGGTTCTTGAGTTGATCTTCTGGTCCAGAAAGAGCAGAAGCAGAAGGAACGTCGTCGTGTCCGCCCCGTCGGTGGCGGGGTCCTCCGGCGGGGTGGGTGGCGGCGTGCACCGCTTGCAAGGTGCGGATGGAGACCTGGGCATAGACCGCGGTGGTCGAGAGGTCGGCGTGGCCGAGCAGGACCTGGACGTGGCGGATGTCCGCTCCGCCCTCGAGCATGCCGGTGGCGCAGGTGTGCCGGAACAGGTGGCAGGCGCCGTCCTTGCCGACCCCGGCGGTCTTGAGATGGCGGCGGACCTGTTCGGTGAGCCAGTCCAGGCGCAACCGGCCGCCGTGCTCGGTCAGGAACAGCGTCCCGTCG carries:
- a CDS encoding tyrosine-type recombinase/integrase, translated to QPARRNRNQLTESPSNPGRFNTERATLLVRQGKGRKDRMVPVGERALGWLARWLDAGRPQLAPDPDDGTLFLTEHGGRLRLDWLTEQVRRHLKTAGVGKDGACHLFRHTCATGMLEGGADIRHVQVLLGHADLSTTAVYAQVSIRTLQAVHAATHPAGGPRHRRGGHDDVPSASALSGPEDQLKNRAHPGSADRS